In Silene latifolia isolate original U9 population chromosome 6, ASM4854445v1, whole genome shotgun sequence, the genomic window AACCCTAAACCTTTCTTGAACAACTTGACTGGGAAACAAGTCATTGTTAAATTGAAGTGGGGAATGGAGTACAAAGGTAATTTCTGTATTCGtcgaaaaaaaaattcatttactGACATTTTTGAAGTTGAACTTGGTATAATTCTTCATCTGTAAATTTGTGCAGGTTATCTTGTCTCTGTGGATGGCTACATGAATTTGCAGGTGCTTATTGATATTGACTAGTTTATTAATTTGTTTGATTGTGTTGCTGTCGAACCTTATTTTGTGTAAGAAGTTGATAATTGTCATTGTTGTTACTTACCTATTCTTGTATGACATGCATGCAGTTGGCAGACACCGAGGAGTATATTGAAGGTGAAATGACTGGAAATCTTGGAGAGATTCTTATCAGGTTAGTTACGCTTTCTGCCAGCTCTTTTTCTTCTTGATGCTTCTTCATGGTGTGATGGAAAACTATAAATTTCTCGATATGTCTTTACTCTCGATATGCTTCTTCATGGTGTGATGGAAAACTTCATCAGTGTGACTGTGTGAGTGTTTATTTTGTGTGGTGTTTTCTTCGTTGTTCGTTAACACCTGGATAATACAATATTCGAAGA contains:
- the LOC141586348 gene encoding putative small nuclear ribonucleoprotein F, whose translation is MATVPVNPKPFLNNLTGKQVIVKLKWGMEYKGYLVSVDGYMNLQLADTEEYIEGEMTGNLGEILIRCNNVLYLRGVPEDEEMDGDRD